The sequence GGCCGAACAGTCGGGGGACGACCGTTCGAGCGCCAAGGAAGCGATTCGTCGGCGGTTGGACGAAGTCGCCGAGGGAGAGCCACAGCCGAAGGCCGACGGCTCCGGAGACGGCGAAAACGACCAAAGCGACGAAAGCGACGAAAACGACGAAGGGAACGAATCGTCGTCGAACGGCGGTGAAACCGCCGACATCATGTCGATCAAGGACTCGGTGCGAAACGTCGCCACCGAGCTCATCGGTCACGAACTCGACGGCGTCACGGAACTCCGCCGAGTCGACGACGGCTGGGAGGGCGTCGTCGAGGTCGTCGAACGGCCGTCGGTGCCCGACACCCAGGACATCCTGGGCTCGTACGAAATTCAACTCGACGACGGGGGTACCGTGACAGGCTACCGCCGCGTCGACCGCTACCGCCGCGCCGACACCGACCGAGAGGAACAGGTCTAGGCCGATGGCGGATTCGGCGACGCTCGCGTTGTTCTGTTGCTGCGGACTCCTCTGTCTCGACGCCGCCCACGACGCGCAGGGCCGCTATCGACTCGGCTTTCTCGCCGGGGCGACGGCGATGTGGCTCGCCGCGCTGTCGGCGGCGGGCATCGACGCCGCCTTGACTCCTCTTTTCACGCACCTGCTCGTCGGAGGCGTCGTCGTCGGCACCGCAGTCGCCTCGGCGACGGGCGTCGCGTACGTCGTCCGCGGACGGCGAACGCGGACGGCGTGACCGCACCCACGAACGGGGGCTCGCGAACGAGGCGGCGACTCGCCGTTCGACGTCGGTTCGAGCGCCGTGTCGGACTGCCGTTTTCTCCCGTCGGCGGCGTCGTGTCGTCGAGCGGGTTCCGTCGGAACGCGGCGGACGAACGTCCCGCGACCACCGACCGCGGGAATAAAATCGACTCTCCGTAACGACGCACGATCAGTCGGTGCCGACTGTCGGAACACCGGTGGAGCCCGGACCGGAGAGGACCGCGCCGCCCGTTTTGATATCGCGCTCAGAGGTTTATCAAACCGGGGTGCGCCGACACGTGGGCCTTTTAGGCGACGACACCCCACCGAAGGGTATGGTGAAGAACATCGCGGGCGTGATGGTGGACCTCGACCCCGAGGACTTCTATCTCCTCTCGGGTGTCGAGCAGGGGATGCGGTTCGGGAAGTGGGTCAACCGCGAGAAGCTACCCGAGTACTCGGGGCTCACCGCGGAGGAGGTCGACTACCGCCTCGACCGCTGCATGCGGCGGGACCTCGTCGAGAAGCGGACTATCCAGTACGAGGGGTACCGCCTCACCTTCGAGGGGTACGACGCCCTGGCGCTTCGGGCGTTCGCCGAGCGCGACACCGTCGACGGCGTCGGCTCGCCGCTCGGCGTCGGCAAGGAGAGCGACGTGTACGAGGTTCAGTCGTACAAGCCGCTGGCGCTGAAGTACCACCGCGAGGGGTACACGAACTTCCGGGAGGTGAACCGCGAACGCGACTACACCTCGGAGAACCAGCACGTTTCGTGGCTCTACACCGCCCGGAAAGCCGCCGAACGCGAACACGACGTGCTCCGCGATCTCTACCCCAGCGTCCCCGTGCCGCGACCCGTCGACCAGAACCGCCACGCGGTCGTGATGGAGAAACTCCCCGGAGTGGAACTCGCGCGCGCGAAGCTCCCGGACGAACAGGCCGTCGGCGTGCTCGACCTCGTCCTCCGGGAGCTCGTCGTCGCCTACGGACTCGGCTACGTCCACGCCGACATGAGCGAGTACAACGTCTCGGTCAGCGAGGACGGCATCACCATCTTCGACTGGCCGCAAGCGGTCGACACCGACCACGACAACGCCGCCGAGTTCCTCGAACGCGACGTGCGAAATCTGGTCGGCTACTTCGAGCGAAAATACCCCCAATCGATGCCCGAATCGGTCGATATCGACTCTGTCGCCCGTGCTATCGCCGACGGCTCGTTCGAGACAGTACGGGAGTACAGCGGAGAGTAAACCGATTGCCGCGATATAGAATTGGTGCGTAGGAGAGAATCTCCGAAAGTCCCCTTCGAGAACGGAGAATCGGTGAGAGAGCATCGGCGGGTGGCCCAACCACCGGAATCCGTTTGTAGGGAAACACCGTAGAGTAGCCCCCAGAGGTGAGTTCTCTGTCGAGAGTTTCTGCACGTCGGTTCGGGACGAGGGCGCTGGGAGCGCTGCTGCTCGTCTTCTTGGCGATGACCCTACCGCTCCCGGAATCGCCGTTTCTGCTCGGTGCCGCGCTCGCAATCGTTCTCTGGCTGGCGAACGCGTATGCGAACTCGCAGCGCGAGTAAGCGCAACCGACACTGCTTCGGGCGGGATTTCTACGGTTGGGTTCGCGTCGGCGACAAGAACGATGCGCCCGGCGCGCGTACGGAGCCTGTGCCCTCCGGACTCACCCAGACGGCGCTGGACCTCGTCGCCCAGTACGGCTACCTCGCCATCTTCGTCTTCACGTTTCTGGAGTCCTCGATGCTGTTTCCGCTGCTGCCGAGCGAGGTAGTGCTCCCTGTGGGCGCGGGGCTGATAGTCACCGGGGCCGCCTCGTTCGCCCTGTTCGTCGCCGCGACGACCGCCGGCGTCGTCGTCGGTAGCGTCGTCGCGTACCGCTTTTTCGGCGAGAAGGGTCACGACGCCCTCGAAGCTCACGGCGGCGCAGTCGACGTCTCCGAGCGACGGCTGGCGTTCGCCCAGCGGTGGTTCGAGAAGTGGGGCGAGGGTTCGGTGCTGTGGGGGCGACTGCTTCCCGTCCTCCGGTCGGTCATCTCGCTGCCCGCCGGATTCGCCGGGATGCGGATGTGGAAGTTCCTCTTCTACACCGCCGTCGGCGGGTTGATGTTCAACGTCGCAGTCGCCGCCGTCGTCTACTACGGGCGACAGCAGTCGGTGTACCACGTCGCGAGCGAGATACTCCGGACGCAGTTCGGTCGACTCCTCGGGGTCGCCAGCGCGAACCCGGCGCTGTCTGCCGTCTTCGTTCTCGCTGCCGTGACCGTGGCCGTCGTCACCTGGCGCACAGTCGAGCGAGCGGCGAACGGGACTCGGTGAGGGCTCCGTCCGGCCGGAATCTCGTGCCGGCCGGCGACGCGGACAGTTTGGTCAACGATTATGGGTACCGAGTCCATACACGGTAGCACATGACGGACGTAGCAGTCATCGGCGGCGGTCCGGCGGGGCTGAGCGCGGCGCTCTTTACGGCGAAGAACGGCCTCGACACCGTCGTCTTCGACACCGACGAGACGTGGATGCACAAGGCGCACCTGTTCAACTACCTCGGCGTCCGAAGTCTGGCGGGCGACGAGTTCATGTCTATCGCGCGCGGGCAGACCGAGGACCGCGGCGCTGAGTTGCGCGAGGAGAAGGTCACCGGCGTCGAATCGACCGGCGAGGGCTTCACCGTCGCGACCGAGGACGACGACGTCGACGCGCGGTACGTCGTGTTCGCCACGGGCGCGAAGAGAGACCTCGCGGAGGAACTCGGCTGCGAGACGAGCGACAACGACACCATCGACGTCGATCTGAGCATGGAGACCAGCGTCGAGGGAGCGTACGCGACGGGCGCGATGGTTCGCGACCAGGAGTGGCAGGCGGTCATCTCGGCGGGCGACGGGGGCGCGGCGGCGCTGGACATCCTCTCGAAGGAGAAAGGCGAGCACTACCACGACTTCGACACGCCCGGTGACGTCCCGTCGTTGCGCGACGAAGAGGCGTAGCGAGACGGCATCTCCGCCGTGCTGGACGCGCTCTCGGTGGTCGAGGTCGAGACGCTCGCGGCGTTCGTCCCGGCGTCGCTCGCGCTGATTCTCGCGCCCGGCCCCGACACGATCTACGTGCTGTCGCAGTCGGTCGGGGCCCGCCGACGCGTCGGCGTCGCCGCCGCCGCGGGCGTGAGCGTCGGCGTTCTCGTCCACACGGCGGCGGCGGCCGTCGGGCTCTCGGTGTTGCTCCGTGAGTCGACGCTCGCGTTCCGACTGGTGAAGTATCTCGGGGCGGCGTATCTGGTGTATCTCGGCGTCCGGACCCTCCGCGGAACCGACGCCGAACGTTCGGAGCCGCCGAGTCACGACGTCGACGCCGGCCCCGTCGAGAGCGTGAGCGGCGTCGACGGTACTCGTCGCGATGCGCTGTCGACACGCGCCCAGAGCGGCTTCCTCCGAGGTGTCGCGGTCAACGTCTCGAACCCGAAAGTCGCGCTGTTCTTCTTGGCCTTCCTGCCCCAGTTCGTCGGTGGGAGCGGAACGACGGCGCAGTTGGCCACGCTCGGGAGCGTGTACGCGACGTTGACGCTCGCGTATCTCGGCGGCGTCGCGCTGTTCGCCACGCGAGTCGGCGCGTTGGTCGGCGACGGCGGGGGTGGACGGGCGTTCCGGTGGCTCAGCGGCGGCGCGTTGCTCGCGCTGGGCGGGTCGTTGCTCGTCGAGACGAACGCCTGAGAACGGCGGGCACCCGCTCGAACCGCGCGGAAGCGCCGGGTCGCGCTTACCCGTCGTCCGCGTCCCGAACCTCCGCGCGTTCGAGCGTCACGCTCTCGGCTTCGACGTCTTCGACGAACGCCCCGCCGCCGCCGACGGTGACCAGCCCGTCGGCCGTCTCGACGACCAACGTGTTCTCGACCGGGAAGGAGTTGTTCGAGGGCGCGGCGAGCCCCTGCCGAACGTCGACGACGTGGCCGACGAGTTCGTCGGAGCCGTCCCGGCCGCGGGTGCGGCGGCCGCGGATTCTCGCGCGGAGGGGCGTGTTCGCACGCAGGTGCAGCGTCGTCTGGAGGACGGTCTGACGGAAGTTCGTGTACGTCGCCGGCAGCGACACCGGTTCGGTGACGTACACCTGCTGGGCCATCGGCCAGTAGTTGCCGAGAAACGAGCCGACGATGACCGGGCCGAGACGCGGTTCGGTGAAGGCGATGGCACGCGTGCCGCTGTTGGTCCGGGCGATCATCTCCGTCGGCGCGACGAGTCCGGCCCGCTGGTCGGCGGTGAGCATCGTCGGCATCGGTTCGGTCCACGCGCGCGCGACGCTGGCGACCCCTTCTAGCTCCGTCTGCAGGCTGCTATCGGCGTCGGCGACCACCAGCAACACGAGCACCCCGCGGTCGACGGCGGCGCGGAGCGAGTCGGCGACCTCGTCGAGGTTCGACGCCGGAATCGACAGCGTCACCTCCTCGTCGGCGTCGTCGATGAGCGAGCGAATCCGTTTGAGCACTGTCACGCGCGATTTGATGACCTCGAACCGCTCGGTCTGCGGGGCGACCTGCGAGTAGCGCGCCTCCAGCGCCGGGCGCATCGTCTCGATGTTCTTCGTCAACGACTCGATGACTTCCTCCGGCGGGTTCGCCCGAATCGTCGTCGGCACGACGTGGTCGTTCACCGAGACGAAACCGCGGTCTTCGAGTTTCTCGCTGATGCTGTAGACGTAGCGTTTCGAGACGCCGGCGGCGTCGGCGACGGTGCTCGCCTTCGCCTCCCCGTGTTCCAAGAGCGTGAGGTACGTGTCTATCTCCTTGTCCGAGAGACCGAACTGTTGGAGCACGTTTCCGAGTGCGGCGTCGTCCATACGTGTATGAATCCGGGAGGGGTACTTAAGACACGGTGGTAGAATCGCCGCGAGAGAGTGGGTTTCGGGGGTTACCGCCGAAACCGGAGGTCGCGCGGGGACTGACCCCGAGTCGGAGTCACGCGGCGCGGAGAACGACGGCGTCGACGACGGTGAGGTCGTTGCCGGCGGCGACGGCTTCGCCGGTCAGGAGGTCCCTCGTCTCGACGGCCTCGTCCAACGAGACCGTCGCGGCGTCGGCGCCGAAGTTGAGCACGACCACGTACCGACCGTTCTCGTCTTCACGCGCGTAAGCGGTCACCGCGTCTGCGTCGCCGGCGACGACGTCGTACCCGACGGCTTCGACGCTGCCGTCGCGCAGCGCCGGCGTCTCCGCTCGGAGCGACGCGAGGGCGCGGTGGAACGCCGTGAGGTCGGCGTCGCCGTCGTGCCAGCGCATCGGGCCGCGCTGCTCGGGGACGCCGCGCTCCTGCCCGTAGTAGATCATCGGCGCGCCGGGGACGGTGAACGTCGCCGCGGCGGCCGCGCGCAGCGACGCTTCGCCGCACTCGTCGACGTAGCGGCCCTCGTCGTGGTTCTCGACGTAGCGGAGGTGAACCGCCGAGTCGGGAAAGCCCGCCCACGTCGCGTCGTCGAGCGCGTCGAGCACGGCGTCGGCGGTTCTCTCGCCCGAACCGATGGCGCGCAGCGTCTCGTACAGCGTCGTGTCGTAGTGCATGTGGAACTCGCCCTCGTGGTAGTCGGCGTCCCGCGGGATGGTCTCGTCCAGGAGCAGGAAGTCGTCGGGGACGCGGTCGTTGACCTCCTTCCAGAAGGCGTGCGAGACGCCCCACGCCACGTCGCAGCGGAAGCCGTCGACGACGCCGGCCCACTCGTCGACGACGTCGAGCATCCACGAGCGGACGGAAAGCGAGTCGTAGTTCAGATTCGGGATGCGCTGCCAGTTGAAGTAGTACTCTGGAATATCGTCGCCGTCTCGGAGGCTAGCCCAGTCGACGTCGACGACGTTTCGGTCGGCGTCGACGCGGCGGAAGTGGTCGGCGTACTCCTCGACGCCCGCTGCGTGCAGCTGGAACGCGGGGTGGTCCCGCGAGGTGTGGTTGACGACGAGGTCGAAGACGACCCTGATATCCGCTTCGTGACAGCGGTCGACGAGCGACTCGAACGCCTCGCGCGACCCGAGGTCCGAGGCGGTGTCGAAGTAGTCGGTGATGTGATAGCCGTGCGTCGTCGGACTGGCGAGCACCGGCGTCAGCCAGAGACAGTCGACGTTCAAGGATTCGAGGTACTCGACGCGGCGCTCTATCTCGGCGAACGTCGTCGGGAGCGTCTCGCCCGCGAACGAGCGGACGAATATCTCGTACACCGTCGGCGTCTCGGCCCACTCGGGCGGGTCGTTCGGCCGGGTGGCGGCGACGGACTCCGAACCGGTCGCGTCGAGGACGACGGTGTCGCCGATGCTGCGGCGTTCGCCGGCGGTGACGGCGTGGATTCGGGCGCGATGCGGAAGCGCGTCGATGGGGACGCGGAGCTCTCGGTCGTCGATTTCTACGTCGCCCTCCGTGAGCTCGTCGCGGCCGTCGAGGTGGAACTCGACGGGGAGGTCGCCGTCCGAAAAGTCGCTGTCGGGGGCGCTCCTCGGCGTCGCGGTGACGACCGCCTCGTCGCCGTCGACGCGCGCGTCGAGTCGGATACGCGGGCGTCCCGAGCCGTCGACCTCGACGCTGGTTCGGACGCCCTCCGCGAGGTCGTCCCCGACGGAGAAGGCGGCGGTGTGTTCGCCCGGCAGCAAGCGCGCGTCGAGCACGTAGTCGTCGCCGACGCGGCGCGGGCGCTCCGTCGCCATCAGGTGGTTGTTGAACGGTCCGCTAACCGAGATGGGAGTGTCGTCCAGTTCCGACTCGGGGAGCGGGAGGTCCTCGACGGCGACCGAGAACTGCGCGGCGCGGCGTTCGTCGGGGAACGCGCGAACCGTCAGTTCGTGGACGCCGTCGGGGGCGTCGAGTTCGACGGTGTACGCGCCGG is a genomic window of Haloprofundus halophilus containing:
- a CDS encoding gas vesicle protein GvpO, with translation MPELNPTEHTVDELEDELQEIDDQAVLRDAYEAEQSGDDRSSAKEAIRRRLDEVAEGEPQPKADGSGDGENDQSDESDENDEGNESSSNGGETADIMSIKDSVRNVATELIGHELDGVTELRRVDDGWEGVVEVVERPSVPDTQDILGSYEIQLDDGGTVTGYRRVDRYRRADTDREEQV
- a CDS encoding serine/threonine-protein kinase RIO2, whose amino-acid sequence is MVKNIAGVMVDLDPEDFYLLSGVEQGMRFGKWVNREKLPEYSGLTAEEVDYRLDRCMRRDLVEKRTIQYEGYRLTFEGYDALALRAFAERDTVDGVGSPLGVGKESDVYEVQSYKPLALKYHREGYTNFREVNRERDYTSENQHVSWLYTARKAAEREHDVLRDLYPSVPVPRPVDQNRHAVVMEKLPGVELARAKLPDEQAVGVLDLVLRELVVAYGLGYVHADMSEYNVSVSEDGITIFDWPQAVDTDHDNAAEFLERDVRNLVGYFERKYPQSMPESVDIDSVARAIADGSFETVREYSGE
- a CDS encoding DedA family protein, which codes for MRTRSASKRNRHCFGRDFYGWVRVGDKNDAPGARTEPVPSGLTQTALDLVAQYGYLAIFVFTFLESSMLFPLLPSEVVLPVGAGLIVTGAASFALFVAATTAGVVVGSVVAYRFFGEKGHDALEAHGGAVDVSERRLAFAQRWFEKWGEGSVLWGRLLPVLRSVISLPAGFAGMRMWKFLFYTAVGGLMFNVAVAAVVYYGRQQSVYHVASEILRTQFGRLLGVASANPALSAVFVLAAVTVAVVTWRTVERAANGTR
- a CDS encoding NAD(P)/FAD-dependent oxidoreductase, whose translation is MTDVAVIGGGPAGLSAALFTAKNGLDTVVFDTDETWMHKAHLFNYLGVRSLAGDEFMSIARGQTEDRGAELREEKVTGVESTGEGFTVATEDDDVDARYVVFATGAKRDLAEELGCETSDNDTIDVDLSMETSVEGAYATGAMVRDQEWQAVISAGDGGAAALDILSKEKGEHYHDFDTPGDVPSLRDEEA
- a CDS encoding LysE family translocator gives rise to the protein MLDALSVVEVETLAAFVPASLALILAPGPDTIYVLSQSVGARRRVGVAAAAGVSVGVLVHTAAAAVGLSVLLRESTLAFRLVKYLGAAYLVYLGVRTLRGTDAERSEPPSHDVDAGPVESVSGVDGTRRDALSTRAQSGFLRGVAVNVSNPKVALFFLAFLPQFVGGSGTTAQLATLGSVYATLTLAYLGGVALFATRVGALVGDGGGGRAFRWLSGGALLALGGSLLVETNA
- a CDS encoding TrmB family transcriptional regulator; its protein translation is MDDAALGNVLQQFGLSDKEIDTYLTLLEHGEAKASTVADAAGVSKRYVYSISEKLEDRGFVSVNDHVVPTTIRANPPEEVIESLTKNIETMRPALEARYSQVAPQTERFEVIKSRVTVLKRIRSLIDDADEEVTLSIPASNLDEVADSLRAAVDRGVLVLLVVADADSSLQTELEGVASVARAWTEPMPTMLTADQRAGLVAPTEMIARTNSGTRAIAFTEPRLGPVIVGSFLGNYWPMAQQVYVTEPVSLPATYTNFRQTVLQTTLHLRANTPLRARIRGRRTRGRDGSDELVGHVVDVRQGLAAPSNNSFPVENTLVVETADGLVTVGGGGAFVEDVEAESVTLERAEVRDADDG
- a CDS encoding alpha-amylase family glycosyl hydrolase, producing the protein MHHPGPPRFVSVGESVELAPRNPDPTASYRWTVAAAPEESAFDAGASIPVGTPAGYPAADGDEADETGPVVHFHPDAPGAYTVELDAPDGVHELTVRAFPDERRAAQFSVAVEDLPLPESELDDTPISVSGPFNNHLMATERPRRVGDDYVLDARLLPGEHTAAFSVGDDLAEGVRTSVEVDGSGRPRIRLDARVDGDEAVVTATPRSAPDSDFSDGDLPVEFHLDGRDELTEGDVEIDDRELRVPIDALPHRARIHAVTAGERRSIGDTVVLDATGSESVAATRPNDPPEWAETPTVYEIFVRSFAGETLPTTFAEIERRVEYLESLNVDCLWLTPVLASPTTHGYHITDYFDTASDLGSREAFESLVDRCHEADIRVVFDLVVNHTSRDHPAFQLHAAGVEEYADHFRRVDADRNVVDVDWASLRDGDDIPEYYFNWQRIPNLNYDSLSVRSWMLDVVDEWAGVVDGFRCDVAWGVSHAFWKEVNDRVPDDFLLLDETIPRDADYHEGEFHMHYDTTLYETLRAIGSGERTADAVLDALDDATWAGFPDSAVHLRYVENHDEGRYVDECGEASLRAAAAATFTVPGAPMIYYGQERGVPEQRGPMRWHDGDADLTAFHRALASLRAETPALRDGSVEAVGYDVVAGDADAVTAYAREDENGRYVVVLNFGADAATVSLDEAVETRDLLTGEAVAAGNDLTVVDAVVLRAA